The proteins below are encoded in one region of bacterium:
- a CDS encoding 1-acyl-sn-glycerol-3-phosphate acyltransferase, whose product MTRRIGSVVFWAFLTISSILLFPVAVLLWALTVLFDKRLFLLHKFTCFWAALYTWTNPIWPVTIEGREKIRPDETYVMVSNHLSLVDIFVVFRLFTHFKWVSKIENFRLPFIGWNMRLNRYIELRRGERSSVMQMFRACERTLEEGSSIMMFPEGTRSVNGKLRPFKPGAFELAIRCQRPLLLITIEGSDDALPKRGFVLQGSHPIRMSVLGEIPVEELGNDEHALSDRVRNQMAEHLGQTARP is encoded by the coding sequence GTGACGCGTCGAATCGGCTCGGTCGTCTTCTGGGCATTTCTCACGATTTCCTCGATCCTCTTGTTCCCGGTTGCCGTGCTGCTGTGGGCGCTCACCGTCTTGTTCGACAAGCGGCTGTTCCTGCTCCACAAGTTCACCTGCTTCTGGGCCGCGCTCTACACCTGGACGAACCCGATCTGGCCGGTCACGATCGAAGGGCGCGAGAAGATTCGACCGGACGAGACCTACGTAATGGTCTCGAACCACCTTTCGTTGGTGGACATCTTCGTGGTGTTTCGGCTCTTCACCCATTTCAAGTGGGTCTCGAAGATCGAGAACTTCCGATTGCCCTTCATCGGTTGGAACATGCGGCTCAACCGTTACATCGAGCTGCGCCGCGGCGAGCGCAGCAGCGTGATGCAGATGTTCCGTGCCTGCGAGCGGACCCTCGAAGAGGGCAGCTCGATCATGATGTTCCCCGAAGGCACCCGCTCGGTGAACGGGAAGCTCCGGCCCTTCAAGCCAGGCGCTTTCGAACTGGCCATCCGTTGCCAGAGGCCCCTCCTCTTGATCACCATCGAAGGCAGTGACGACGCCCTGCCGAAGCGCGGCTTCGTGCTCCAGGGCAGTCATCCGATTCGCATGAGCGTGTTGGGCGAAATCCCGGTCGAAGAGCTCGGAAACGATGAACATGCTCTCTCCGATCGCGTGCGCAACCAGATGGCGGAACACCTGGGGCAGACTGCCCGCCCGTGA
- a CDS encoding nuclear transport factor 2 family protein, with the protein MGQYGREEILEAFTRYKQARDDASRTGDWGIWAATFADDAHYIEHAYGELDGRQAIQDWIQGVMAPFPTMTFPQDWWVLDEERDAVVFCCQNQFPEPYQEDGTPFQFPNWTRLVYGGNGQWASEEDIYNPARDAGRVFKAWIKAGGKTRAGESVAMEHR; encoded by the coding sequence ATGGGCCAGTACGGCCGCGAGGAAATCCTGGAAGCCTTCACGCGCTACAAGCAGGCACGTGATGACGCCTCCCGCACGGGAGATTGGGGAATCTGGGCGGCGACCTTTGCGGACGACGCGCACTACATCGAACACGCCTACGGAGAACTCGACGGTCGCCAGGCCATCCAGGACTGGATCCAGGGTGTGATGGCGCCCTTCCCGACGATGACGTTTCCCCAGGATTGGTGGGTGCTCGACGAAGAACGCGACGCCGTCGTGTTCTGCTGCCAGAATCAGTTCCCGGAGCCCTATCAGGAAGACGGCACGCCATTCCAATTCCCGAACTGGACCCGCCTCGTGTATGGCGGAAATGGCCAATGGGCCTCGGAAGAAGACATCTACAACCCGGCCCGAGATGCAGGACGCGTCTTCAAGGCCTGGATCAAGGCCGGCGGAAAGACTCGGGCCGGCGAATCCGTGGCCATGGAGCATCGATAG